The following proteins come from a genomic window of Frankia casuarinae:
- a CDS encoding DUF4193 domain-containing protein encodes MATDYDTPRTADIEDASEQSLEALKARRADAAADLGDDVDPFETELGLPGADLSGEELNVRVLPRQADEFTCTQCYLVHHRSQLVDERRMICRDCAA; translated from the coding sequence GTGGCCACCGATTACGACACCCCTCGTACAGCTGACATCGAGGACGCCTCGGAGCAGAGCCTCGAGGCCCTCAAGGCTCGGCGGGCGGACGCGGCGGCTGATCTCGGTGACGACGTTGATCCGTTCGAAACCGAGCTCGGCCTGCCCGGCGCCGACCTGTCGGGCGAGGAGCTGAACGTCCGCGTGCTGCCGCGCCAGGCCGACGAGTTCACCTGCACGCAGTGCTACCTGGTGCATCACCGCAGCCAGCTCGTGGACGAGCGACGGATGATCTGCCG